In the Nocardioides panaciterrulae genome, ATGGTGCGCAGGGTGTGGGCGGTGTGCAGGGCCGCGGCGGTGGCCTCGTAGCCCTTGTCCTCCTTCGAGCCCTCGAGCCCGGCGCGGTCGAGGGCCTGGGCGTCGTCGTCGCAGGTGAGCACGCCGAAGCCGACGGCCGTCTGGTGGTCGAGGGCCACCCGGGTCAGCCCCTCGGTGGCCGCGGAGCAGACGTACTCGAAGTGGGGGGTGCCGCCGCGGACCACCACGCCGAGCGCGACCACCGCGTCGTACCCCTGGCCGGCGAGCGCCGCGGCGACCACCGGCAGCTCGAAGGTGCCGGGCACCCGCACGACGGTG is a window encoding:
- the ribH gene encoding 6,7-dimethyl-8-ribityllumazine synthase is translated as MSGAGAPDHKPLDCHDLRIAVVAASWHEQVMDGLIAGARRACEDFKVEAPTVVRVPGTFELPVVAAALAGQGYDAVVALGVVVRGGTPHFEYVCSAATEGLTRVALDHQTAVGFGVLTCDDDAQALDRAGLEGSKEDKGYEATAAALHTAHTLRTIKRGYGG